The following coding sequences lie in one Rhodohalobacter barkolensis genomic window:
- the mfd gene encoding transcription-repair coupling factor: MINQIRSAVLSSIPVKEVIDKLSDRKRVLFKNFIGSSPLFSITEIQPETGTLLYITKDFERSAAIAADIEQISEINAYLFPPTRRKPYDSEKVVDMSVLVQRSEVLEKISSGEKGIIVASIDALVEKLVPADVFHESSIKLVKGNEISPDDLSQQLVDQGYTSTRFVDAPGEFAIRGGIFDVYPFSGEYPVRIEFFGDEIETIREFDPNSQRSIAFLNETRLVPNAGGNGMDTKESLLSYLPENSSIVVEDLDVLSGEVSDYFEKAEKIYSELDEDKYSAPELNFVTPDEWNTDISKRGMLLIGNFNKSVQHNLTVELDASPHPSFSGNFKLLREFITEQSSRGVQTYILADHENQKERFEELLGEPSDNFLYHVSTQTIHEGFILNSEKKAVLTDHQIFNRYHRPKIKRKRVRGGISFKELKDLNIGDFVVHVDYGIGKFAGFKKIEVRNTTQEAAVLRYKDDSTLYVNVSSLHKIQKYSGKEGKQPRVTKLGSGEWARKKATTKKKVKDIARDLIELYAKRKAQKAFAFNPDNSWQTEMEARFEYEETPDQLEAIHSVKADMESEQPMDRLICGDVGFGKTEIAVRAAFKSVMDQKQVAVLVPTTILADQHYKTFADRMKEFPIEIESLSRFRTAKEQKEIIKKLEAGKVDILIGTHRIVSKDVKFKNLGLLVIDEEQRFGVSVKEKLKEFRATVDVMTLTATPIPRTLQFSLMGARDLSIINTPPPNRQPVYTEIHSFSEELIRDAIIEETSRGGQVFIIHNRVKNIEQVAGMIHDLVPDIRVRFAHGQMKPSRLEKIIKDFYEHRFDVLISTNIVENGIDIANANTIIINNANQFGLSELHQLRGRVGRSNRKAFCYLITPPIQKLSPDARKRLTALEEFSDLGSGFNIAMRDLDIRGAGDILGAEQSGFISDVGFELYSKILDDAVKELKETEYKSMFKNEEVSIDYPETQVEFDLSAYLDKSYVKDNVERLNLYRKLSEASSIEQIEDWQEEVIDRFGKMNKTGNNLVEAAKIKLIASKMLLKKVTIRADRMWLMGPKNDSKLGEQFYGSGFFQKLLGNIQSNQSHPYKVVQKNDTVTLVIQNIKDEEQAIEYLNSLPEFTVDKQKIEA; the protein is encoded by the coding sequence ATGATTAATCAAATTCGCTCAGCAGTTCTTTCCTCAATACCGGTAAAAGAGGTTATTGATAAATTGAGCGACCGGAAACGTGTTCTTTTCAAAAATTTTATCGGCTCTTCTCCCCTGTTTTCAATCACAGAGATTCAACCTGAAACAGGGACACTTTTATATATCACAAAAGATTTTGAACGTTCAGCAGCCATTGCAGCCGACATTGAACAGATCTCAGAAATAAACGCATACTTATTCCCGCCAACCAGAAGAAAACCGTACGACTCCGAAAAAGTAGTTGATATGTCTGTTCTGGTGCAGCGGTCTGAAGTACTCGAAAAAATCAGTTCCGGAGAAAAGGGCATCATTGTGGCATCAATCGATGCTTTAGTGGAAAAACTTGTTCCGGCTGATGTTTTTCATGAATCGTCCATCAAACTTGTAAAAGGAAACGAAATTAGTCCTGATGATCTCTCACAACAATTGGTAGATCAGGGTTACACTTCTACACGTTTTGTTGATGCTCCGGGTGAATTTGCCATTAGAGGAGGCATTTTTGACGTATATCCCTTTTCAGGAGAATACCCGGTTCGAATAGAATTTTTTGGAGACGAAATTGAAACCATTCGAGAGTTTGATCCCAACTCCCAGCGATCTATCGCATTTTTGAATGAGACCCGTTTGGTACCCAATGCCGGTGGAAATGGAATGGACACAAAGGAGAGCCTGCTCTCCTATTTACCGGAAAATTCCTCTATAGTTGTAGAAGATCTGGATGTACTATCCGGTGAAGTATCCGACTATTTTGAGAAAGCTGAGAAGATCTATTCTGAACTGGATGAAGATAAATATTCTGCTCCCGAATTGAATTTTGTGACTCCTGATGAATGGAACACTGATATTTCAAAACGCGGAATGCTCTTAATCGGGAATTTTAATAAGAGCGTACAACATAATTTAACGGTAGAATTGGACGCCTCCCCTCACCCCTCTTTCAGCGGTAATTTCAAACTGCTGCGTGAATTTATTACGGAGCAATCGTCTCGGGGAGTTCAAACGTATATTCTGGCAGATCACGAAAACCAAAAAGAACGTTTTGAAGAACTTTTGGGTGAGCCATCGGACAATTTTTTGTATCACGTGTCTACTCAAACCATTCACGAAGGGTTTATACTTAATTCTGAAAAGAAAGCTGTTTTAACAGATCATCAGATATTTAATCGCTACCATCGTCCAAAAATAAAACGGAAACGTGTTCGGGGCGGGATTTCCTTCAAAGAGTTGAAGGATCTGAACATCGGTGATTTTGTTGTACACGTTGATTACGGTATTGGGAAGTTTGCCGGATTCAAAAAAATTGAAGTTCGAAATACAACCCAGGAAGCGGCTGTACTGCGTTATAAAGACGACTCAACTCTTTACGTTAACGTTTCCAGTCTTCATAAAATACAGAAGTATTCGGGCAAAGAGGGGAAACAACCCCGGGTTACAAAGCTGGGTTCGGGTGAATGGGCTCGAAAAAAAGCGACCACAAAGAAAAAGGTCAAAGATATAGCCCGCGACCTTATTGAGCTCTATGCTAAACGAAAGGCACAGAAAGCGTTTGCTTTCAATCCGGATAACTCCTGGCAAACAGAGATGGAAGCTCGTTTTGAATATGAAGAGACGCCGGACCAGCTTGAAGCAATACATTCTGTAAAAGCTGATATGGAGTCTGAACAACCGATGGATCGGCTGATCTGCGGAGACGTTGGATTTGGCAAGACAGAAATTGCAGTTCGGGCCGCCTTTAAATCCGTGATGGATCAAAAGCAGGTTGCTGTTTTGGTTCCCACAACCATTTTAGCCGATCAGCACTACAAAACTTTTGCAGACCGAATGAAGGAGTTTCCGATAGAGATTGAGTCCCTTTCCCGGTTCAGAACGGCGAAGGAACAGAAAGAGATCATTAAAAAATTGGAAGCCGGTAAAGTAGACATACTGATCGGTACTCATCGGATTGTTTCAAAAGATGTGAAATTTAAGAATCTGGGACTTCTCGTGATCGATGAAGAACAGAGATTCGGTGTATCGGTAAAAGAGAAGTTAAAAGAGTTTCGAGCTACTGTAGACGTGATGACCCTGACAGCTACTCCAATCCCCAGAACGCTGCAGTTTTCGCTGATGGGTGCAAGAGATTTGAGTATTATCAACACTCCTCCCCCAAACAGGCAACCCGTATACACGGAAATTCACAGCTTCAGTGAAGAATTAATACGCGATGCAATTATTGAAGAGACGTCTCGGGGCGGACAAGTGTTTATCATTCACAATCGGGTAAAAAACATTGAACAAGTTGCCGGTATGATCCACGACTTAGTTCCTGATATTCGTGTTCGTTTTGCCCATGGTCAAATGAAGCCGTCACGTTTGGAAAAAATTATAAAAGACTTTTACGAACATCGGTTTGATGTATTGATCTCAACAAATATTGTTGAGAACGGAATCGATATTGCCAATGCAAACACCATTATTATCAACAATGCGAATCAATTTGGTTTATCTGAACTTCACCAGTTGAGAGGGCGTGTGGGCCGATCGAATCGTAAGGCATTCTGTTATTTGATCACCCCGCCCATTCAGAAGCTGTCACCCGATGCCCGGAAGCGTCTAACCGCGCTGGAAGAGTTCTCCGATCTCGGTTCCGGATTTAACATTGCCATGCGCGATTTGGATATTCGCGGCGCAGGCGACATTCTGGGAGCTGAACAGAGTGGATTCATCTCCGATGTGGGATTTGAGCTCTATTCAAAAATTCTGGATGATGCGGTAAAAGAGCTGAAAGAGACAGAGTATAAATCGATGTTTAAAAATGAAGAAGTCTCTATCGATTATCCTGAAACTCAAGTTGAGTTTGATCTCTCTGCATACCTCGATAAGTCTTACGTAAAAGATAATGTAGAGCGCCTGAACCTATATCGGAAATTGTCTGAAGCTTCAAGTATTGAACAAATTGAAGACTGGCAGGAAGAAGTTATAGACCGGTTTGGTAAGATGAATAAGACCGGAAATAACCTGGTTGAAGCTGCCAAAATAAAATTGATTGCGTCTAAAATGCTGTTGAAGAAAGTTACCATTCGGGCTGACAGAATGTGGCTGATGGGACCTAAAAATGATAGCAAACTGGGAGAACAGTTTTATGGGTCCGGCTTCTTCCAGAAGCTGCTTGGCAACATTCAAAGTAATCAGTCGCACCCATATAAAGTGGTTCAAAAGAATGATACTGTTACACTTGTCATTCAGAATATCAAAGATGAAGAGCAAGCCATTGAGTATTTGAATTCGCTGCCGGAATTCACTGTAGATAAACAAAAGATTGAGGCGTGA